The Vitis vinifera cultivar Pinot Noir 40024 chromosome 8, ASM3070453v1 genome segment GGAATCACATGACTGTTGAAATCATAGCCTAATCTTGCTTTTTACCGCAAAAAGCTAGTAATGTGTCTAAACCTTGACCTGATGCTAGCACGGCCTTTATTTGAAGTcctttttttaatcctttttaagAGGATATTCTGTAACTGATGGTTAACTGGGCCCATTCTGCAAAATCAGATGGCCATGGTTCAGAATGGCAAGTAGTGCCAACTAATGATCCTGAGGTCCAGGATGCTGCAAATCATGTTGTTAAAAGCATCCAGATGAGGTCCAACTCGATTTTCCGATATGAACTTTTAGAGATTCTTCTAGCTAAGGCCAAGGTTGGCATTTTATACTCTCCTTTCAAGTTCCAATCTTAAAATGTTCTTACAATCACATATTGGTTCCTTGTTCAAATGTAGGTCATTGAAGGTTCAGCCAAATTTGATTTGCTTCTGAAGTTGAAATGGGGAAGTAAGGATGTGAAGTTCAAGGCTGAAGTAAATAAGAATATTGAAGGAAAGTTCTGTTCAACCCAGTGGAAAGAAGATCATCTCTGAATCTGGTAATCATCGTCATTTGTTCGATATGTGTAAATCGATAAAACCTAGTACACAATGCTTGATTATACTGATGTTACTTATGTTGGTACGAGTTGGATAAGAAAACACCAAGTTCCATAATAGCAAACTTATATGTAAATATGTTTTGTGATTTATGTCAGATTGCTTATACCTATTATCATTGCTTAAACTTACTGCGCATTCAaatgtttttttcctttatttgatGGCACTTTCTTTAGAGTCGCAAGTTTGGGGAACTGTCATATGACAGGACAATGTTTCATTTAGAGTGGAATAGCTAATGAACCCTAAAATTTAGATCCCTGCATAGTGCTTGGAAGGAAAATTTATCAAGTGGGGGGAAGAAGTTTTAATGAACTTTACCCATGGTGAAGCATGTAttaattcttgaaaataacttCTCTTTTAAATTTGCTTTTAGAAATTGTACGTAAAGCAAGCAAACGACATACCCCAAGAATCCTTTTGCGTTATCACATAAGGACCACCAAAAATAAAGTTGTTTGGATGATAGagaaatgatttatttaataaaacttttttgtATAATATATGGTGTGTGTGAATAATGATTCTTGATGTTATCGTTTGAAGTTCGGTGACatgtcattttaaatttttgcaaAACCTAAAACATTAATGCGATATTTAATTTGgataatgatatttaaaaaaaaaatctaatattaatattaacaaATAGAATATGACGAAGAAGATTTTAACTAATAGGTAAATACGAATGATCAAACTCATAGAACACGGtgtcttttttatttgatcCCTATTTTCCCATTAGGGTCATCGAACATTTTACAATCTCATTCAAAGTAATCCAAAAGCTTAAAAGGAGAATCCaacatcttaaaaattaaatatccacAGCCATCCTTTTGTATAAGCTTGCAGGTAACCTTGAAGTAGGAATAGCCTGTAGCGGAGTCCTCATGTAACTGACCAATCCAGGGTTCTCCGACATGTCCAGATCCTCTGGGTTAACCCCCTCGGGTGGAGCCCAGTTAAAATGGTGCAGTAGGTGACCCAACATTGACGTAACCAAATTGATACCAAGTTGTGCACCTGGGCACACACGTCTCCCAGCACCAAAAGGCAGTAGCCTAAAATCATGACCCTTCATATCAACATCCTCCTCCAGGAACCGTTCGGGTCGGAACTCTTCTGGATCTTTCCACACCGCTGGATCACGTGCCACAGCCCATACATTTACATGAACATTGGATCCCTTTGGAATGTCATAGCCACCGATCTTAACATTGGCATTGGCCCGATGGGGGAGCATCAATGGGGTTGGAGGGTGCAGCCTCAGTGCCTCCTTGGCTACAGATTGTAGGTAAGGGAGGTTGGAGAAGTCAGATTCGCTCATGACGCGGTCCAGCCCAATTACATGGTCTAACTCTGCTTGAACCTTTTGTTGGACCCTAGGGTTCTTGATCAGCTCGGCCATGGCCCATTCAACTGAAATAGCAGTTGTGTCCATGCCGGCAGTAATCATATCCTACattaaacaataaaatcaaaatccccaaaaactatttttcttgcatttaaatataacaataaatatttataaatctacTCACCCAAAGCAGCCCAATAATGGTGTCCTCACTTAGATCATATTTATCTTGGAGAGTGAGCAAAGCATCCACAAAATGCTGCTTGGCACCACCGCTCTTCTCGCGGGCAAGGGTGTGCTCTTCCATGATGGCTCTAGTGAGTCGGTCGCGACGCGCACCGTGCTTGGCAAACGCTTCTTCCTCAAGGGGAAACATCCAGCGAAGCCATGGGATGTGCTCGGCCATGGCTAGTGATGCA includes the following:
- the LOC100263633 gene encoding cytochrome P450 98A2 produces the protein MALLLVLISITAIFLAYKLYQRLRFKLPPGPHPWPIVGNLYDIKPVRFRCFAEWSQAYGPIISVWFGSTLNVIVSNSELAKEALKEKDQQLADRHRSRSAAKFSRDGKDLIWADYGPHYVKVRKVCTLELFSPKRLEALRPIREDEVTAMVESIFKDVTNPENLGKSILLKKYLGAVAFNNITRLAFGKRFMNSEGVIDEQGLEFKAIVANGLKLGASLAMAEHIPWLRWMFPLEEEAFAKHGARRDRLTRAIMEEHTLAREKSGGAKQHFVDALLTLQDKYDLSEDTIIGLLWDMITAGMDTTAISVEWAMAELIKNPRVQQKVQAELDHVIGLDRVMSESDFSNLPYLQSVAKEALRLHPPTPLMLPHRANANVKIGGYDIPKGSNVHVNVWAVARDPAVWKDPEEFRPERFLEEDVDMKGHDFRLLPFGAGRRVCPGAQLGINLVTSMLGHLLHHFNWAPPEGVNPEDLDMSENPGLVSYMRTPLQAIPTSRLPASLYKRMAVDI